The following are encoded together in the Desulfobotulus pelophilus genome:
- the thiF gene encoding sulfur carrier protein ThiS adenylyltransferase ThiF has protein sequence MGEKRMTHDNLFRQGLATYLPDHCRERLQKTCVGIAGAGGLGSNVACHLARSGIASLVVADCDRVTPSNLNRQFYFADQVGRPKVEALKENLLRIDPALDMKVHFICLEPDNLTVIFQDCELVVEALDDAVAKAMLVEALSPDKRLIVAASGIGGYGDPEGIRVSTFGKNIVVVGDGRTPSETGIPPMSPRVGIAAAMQADIILKYLIGSLTSKEINP, from the coding sequence ATGGGAGAAAAGCGCATGACCCATGACAATCTTTTCCGTCAGGGCCTTGCCACCTACCTGCCCGATCACTGCCGGGAACGGCTGCAGAAGACCTGTGTTGGCATAGCTGGTGCGGGAGGACTCGGCTCCAATGTGGCCTGCCATCTGGCCCGTTCTGGCATAGCCTCTCTGGTGGTGGCAGATTGTGACCGGGTTACCCCCTCCAACCTTAATCGTCAGTTCTATTTTGCCGATCAGGTGGGCCGACCCAAGGTGGAAGCCCTAAAGGAAAACCTTTTACGAATTGATCCCGCACTGGATATGAAAGTCCACTTCATTTGTCTTGAACCAGATAACCTGACGGTCATTTTTCAAGACTGTGAACTGGTGGTGGAAGCCCTGGATGATGCCGTTGCCAAAGCCATGCTGGTGGAAGCGCTTTCCCCTGATAAAAGGCTCATTGTGGCGGCATCCGGCATTGGCGGCTATGGCGATCCCGAAGGAATCAGGGTGTCGACCTTCGGAAAGAATATTGTTGTGGTGGGGGACGGGCGCACACCTTCGGAAACAGGGATTCCTCCCATGTCACCCAGGGTGGGCATTGCCGCAGCCATGCAGGCGGACAT
- the thiH gene encoding 2-iminoacetate synthase ThiH encodes MGFYDLLASYEKEDIQKITVSFSQRDVWRALSRENCGSEDFLALLSPAARPFLEQMAVKARDLTTRHFGRTIQLFTPMYLSNFCTNGCVYCGFGCSNSISRKQLSLKEVGEEARLIAADGLKHILILTGDAPKIATPAYIGACCEELKKHFSSIAIEIYAMDTDTYRRMVDAGVDGLTLYQETYNETLYETLHPYGPKKDYHFRLDAPERGCMAGMRMVNVGALLGLDDWQRDAFFTGLHADWLQKSYPEVEVSLALPRMRPHAGSYSPACEVSDADFVQILLAQRIFMPRCGISISTRERKEFRDNIMGLGVTKMSAGVSTAVGGHSEKDSGTGQFDISDERSVEEMAVAIKNKGYQPVYQDWRPMDSWEKSA; translated from the coding sequence ATGGGTTTTTATGACCTGTTGGCATCATATGAAAAGGAAGACATTCAAAAAATAACAGTATCCTTTAGCCAGAGGGATGTATGGCGTGCCCTTTCAAGGGAAAACTGTGGATCAGAGGATTTTCTTGCCCTTCTGTCCCCTGCGGCAAGGCCTTTTCTGGAACAGATGGCTGTGAAGGCAAGGGACCTCACCACAAGGCATTTCGGTAGAACCATACAGCTGTTCACGCCCATGTATCTTTCCAATTTTTGTACCAACGGCTGCGTATACTGTGGCTTCGGATGTTCTAATTCCATTTCCAGAAAACAGCTTTCCCTGAAAGAAGTGGGAGAAGAAGCCCGCCTGATTGCCGCAGACGGTTTAAAACATATTCTCATCCTTACGGGTGATGCTCCAAAAATTGCCACACCCGCCTACATTGGGGCCTGCTGCGAAGAGCTTAAGAAACATTTCAGCTCCATTGCCATAGAAATTTATGCCATGGATACAGATACCTACCGTCGCATGGTGGACGCAGGTGTGGACGGCCTTACCCTGTATCAGGAAACCTATAACGAAACCCTCTATGAAACCCTTCATCCCTATGGGCCGAAAAAAGATTACCATTTCAGGCTGGATGCACCGGAACGGGGCTGCATGGCAGGCATGCGCATGGTGAATGTGGGTGCTCTGCTGGGGCTTGATGACTGGCAAAGGGATGCCTTTTTCACAGGCCTTCATGCGGACTGGTTGCAGAAAAGTTACCCGGAAGTGGAAGTAAGCCTTGCTCTGCCCAGAATGAGACCCCATGCAGGAAGTTATTCACCGGCCTGTGAGGTCAGTGATGCGGATTTTGTACAGATTCTTCTGGCACAGCGAATTTTTATGCCCAGATGCGGCATTTCCATATCCACAAGGGAGAGAAAAGAGTTCAGGGACAACATTATGGGCCTTGGTGTTACAAAGATGTCGGCGGGTGTAAGCACGGCCGTGGGCGGGCACAGTGAAAAAGATTCGGGTACAGGTCAGTTTGATATTTCCGATGAACGTTCCGTGGAAGAAATGGCTGTGGCTATCAAGAATAAGGGATACCAGCCCGTTTATCAGGACTGGAGGCCCATGGATTCATGGGAGAAAAGCGCATGA
- a CDS encoding thiazole synthase yields the protein MNFSDPCLISPAKDALLIGGEALSSRLFVGTGKYPSDTLIPGVLAASGSEVITVALRRVDLNASTDNVMKHIPSNMRLLPNTSGARTAEEAVRIARLAKAMGCGNWIKIEVISDNRYLLPDGYETVKATEILAKEGFVVLPYVNADLMIARSLVSAGAAAVMPLGAPIGSNRGLQTKEMLRILIEEISLPIIVDAGIGKPSQACEAMEMGAAACLVNTAIAGAGDPVSMAKAFGWAVAAGRKAYLAGEAAVSPDRAFASSPLTGFLS from the coding sequence ATGAATTTTTCTGATCCCTGTTTGATTTCTCCAGCAAAGGATGCCTTGCTGATAGGAGGCGAAGCCCTTTCCTCCCGTCTTTTTGTGGGTACGGGAAAATACCCTTCCGATACCCTCATTCCCGGTGTGCTGGCCGCATCGGGCAGCGAGGTCATCACCGTTGCCCTGCGCCGGGTGGATCTGAATGCTTCAACGGACAATGTCATGAAGCATATTCCTTCCAATATGAGACTTCTGCCCAATACTTCCGGAGCAAGAACGGCGGAGGAAGCCGTACGCATTGCCCGTCTGGCCAAGGCTATGGGCTGCGGCAACTGGATCAAGATAGAAGTGATATCAGACAACCGCTATCTCCTGCCCGATGGTTATGAAACGGTAAAAGCCACGGAAATTCTGGCAAAAGAAGGTTTTGTTGTGCTGCCCTATGTGAATGCGGACCTTATGATTGCAAGGAGTCTTGTTTCGGCGGGTGCTGCGGCAGTCATGCCCCTTGGTGCTCCCATAGGCAGTAATCGTGGGCTCCAGACAAAAGAAATGCTGCGGATTCTCATTGAAGAAATTTCCCTGCCCATCATTGTGGATGCGGGAATTGGTAAGCCTTCTCAGGCCTGTGAAGCCATGGAGATGGGTGCTGCGGCCTGTCTTGTGAACACGGCCATAGCCGGAGCTGGCGATCCTGTATCCATGGCGAAAGCCTTTGGCTGGGCAGTAGCTGCGGGAAGAAAGGCCTATCTTGCTGGAGAAGCAGCTGTTTCACCGGACAGGGCTTTTGCCTCTTCTCCCCTTACGGGCTTTCTTTCTTAA
- the thiS gene encoding sulfur carrier protein ThiS: MQIIVNGREEMMEKKTDILALLQSKKLKPDTVVVELNGLIIEKKRFSETFLNSRDQVEILRFVGGG, from the coding sequence ATGCAGATTATCGTTAATGGCAGAGAAGAAATGATGGAAAAAAAAACGGATATTCTTGCCTTGCTTCAGTCCAAAAAGCTGAAACCGGATACGGTGGTGGTAGAGCTGAACGGCCTCATTATCGAAAAAAAACGTTTTTCCGAAACCTTTCTTAACAGCAGGGATCAGGTAGAAATACTGCGCTTTGTGGGAGGTGGGTGA